GGAGAGCAAGAAAACGCGTGAGGGAGAAGAGTGGTGAAGCGTGTAAGATCATTAAGCAGAAGGGCTGAGATTGTTGCAGGTAGTGCTTTATTTTGGCTGCACTATTGTTCTGAGCTGTCATTCAAAGAAACTTTGCTATCAAATATCCAGATACTCAGCAGCTTGTACCATGAGCACAGGCAGCAACTCTCTCTTTGGCAGAGAAGTGCCCTTTAGGTACAGTCCCCTACAAAACTGAGGTCTCTAAAGGAGTGATATTTTTGATCTGTTCCCCCCTAGGGTAATGAACTTGAGAATGGGCTTGAACCCATCAGAGTCACCTGTTACAATTTTCTAGCAAAGCAACAATGTAAGAAATGAGGATTTGCTACATCCTCTCTTTCTAAAGTGCAAGTCCCTAGAAAGGAGATGAAAACCCCTTTATACTGAACACATCAATTCCTTGTACGTATTTACTCCTATTCCTCCCTTTTATCCACACACACTACCTTCCACTGTGTTTTATTCAAGTGCTTCAGGGACATTTCAGAAAATCTCTCCTTTACATCAGCAAGATTGCCTACTAAATTTCAGTCAGTGACCCCAGTCTGTTTTCCCTTAAGGGATTTTATGATAGCTGGAGAGCCTCTGGAGCTTTTGAATCTTTAATTTCAGTGTCCTCCTGAGAGTAAGGAGCACCAAGAGCTTTGCATCACAGTGAGGTTGCACGGGTATCATTGATGCAGAGCTAGAAGGCCACGAGATTAAGTAGATGCATAAATTGGTCTGAAAGACCTTTAGCACTGGGGGTGAGAAATGAGACTACAGGTTCACACATTGCCTCTAAGACGTGTGACTGAATGTGCAACTCTGGCAGTTAACACAGCACTTCTGCTGGATGGAAGTACAATGAGGAGAAAGCTGTCTCCATCATCTATAAATGAACTCAAACAGTTGTTTCCTCTTTGAGGTTATACCTAGATAACACTTTCTAAGCACCCCGTTTTAATAGGATCTTGTCTACAGATTAGCCATCCTGACATGTTTGTGCTCCCTCATCAGAAGAGCGTATGCACCCAACAGCTAGCCTGCAGGCTTTTAAGGATTCCTCTTCTAGCCAGACTTACAGGCAGGACCTGCCACAACAGGCAGTTGGGCAAGCCCTGGCCATGGCAAGGAACGGCCCTTCTTACAGCAATGTGACGTGCAGGGAGAGGAACAGAACAGGGCTGAGTCAAGCTGTAGGAGAGAGGATCATATGGACCACGTGAAGTGGTATGACTATACCACCAGAAGGAATGTGTGTATGGAGCAGAGTGATATAGGATGTGGTAACTTCATGCCAACATATACAGCTTTATAGTCTTTTCTCGTTTTGACACCTTCTCATGAGCCTTCCTTTCACTGCATTTTTATAGTTTATAGGAAAGTTTGGAGGaacaaaaaatttcctttcaaacTAATAAGTTCAACTATCCCACTGACTTAGCTCTTGCTTTCCCTCTGatccctttttcttctgtaagtagGTACTATAGTGTAATTTGAAAAAATTCCCTTCAGAGACCCCAATCCTCAAGTCTGATGAGAAGGCAGCAGAGAGACTGATGATTTACAGCAGAACAAAATGTGCTGACTGCTGGCTATTTTCCTTTGCCTCACATCCAGCTGAAATCAGAAACCTGTTTTCCCACTTACTTCATCAAGAAACTCCTATCGCCACCTCTGAGTGCTAGAGCACAAACCTCAGAGGAAGAAATGCTGCAACAACATAAATGTTGGTTGGTTGAGATGCAGCTGTTTGGCCTCCAGTCTGCAAAACTGCTCAGTACATTCAACTCCCCTCATCTCCCTTGAAAGGCAAGCTTGGGAGTACCTCCAAAACTCACACAAAGTCCATCAGTAGCCTGAGcatatttttaaagtagaaaacacTGAATAATACCTTACACCATGATATCTGCACACAGGGATGTGGCCTTTTTGTAATTCGTAAGAACTGTAATGGAGCCTCTGCTAGTGCTTGCTCAGGCATTTTGGTCCCCCAAGGACTAGATCCCCTAATGCCTCAGTGGTGGGAACCTGAGGACTTCTTAGGTTCCAGTTCCAGTTGTGCCCAGCTCCCCATCAGGGTGGGACACAGCTGCATGCCAGCCCCTCTCCTTTCTGCTCTTGAAAGCATGGAGAATGGCAATatgggctgggctgcagctgtggcatGCTCCCATCCACTTCCCTCAACATTGGGAGAAGTTGCCAGCACTCAGGCCCCAGGCAGTCCAGACAAAGCTGGAGCCAATGCTGTTGTTGTGTGAGCACCTGCTCCTTGGCAGAGATGTGCAGAGGGCTGAGTACAGATGTCAGACCATAGCCAACAGCATGAAGCCGAGCTCGGCAAGAGGAAGGGCACAGGCTTTGCAAAGTCAAGGAGATATCTACATGGTCAGATGTGACTTGCTTCTTGTTCCACTGTATTGGCCCTGGTTTTCCATCCTGAATGTATGTTACATTATGTTATGTTATAGTCAGACTCCCTTTTGGAGAGAGCTCATAGATCTCTGCAAGATGAAACCCAAGCACAACTGACAAGACAGTTCATGGTATGAATGACCACCACAAACCTGGCTCCCTCCAGGCATGGAGAAAATGTCTGAATACCATCTCACACAGTCTCCAACTTCCAGATCCTCTTCTGCCCTGCTCCAAACCTTGCAACATCCATTTCAGTCACCCTACAAAACAGCTACTGAGGCCAGCTGCACAGCCTGCTCACTATTTTGGGCACTTTAAACTGAAACACTACAAAAAACAATTACTACCCTGGGGCCAACAACATGGGTCTCACATGGCCTAGGCAGATGGGTGCGGTGGGCGCTGCGCCTGCACTGGGAGGCCTGAGTCCGTCCCTCCCCACCAGGCTGGAGGTAAAAATCCTTCCTTGGTGCAAGCTACCAGGTCCACCCAGGTGCAGGTTGTGATTTTCCTACcatgttaaaaatgtgctgtGTGGATGGCCCAAGAGCAAGAGCAGCCCCTGTGTGACAGGTAGGACAACCCTCAGGTCCGAGCTCTGGTCCTCACAGGTGATGGGCAGAAGAGCTGGAGGGAGATATGTTGAGGCAGAAggtgaaacacaggaaataaGAGCAATATCCTTGCAAGAACATTGTGCAATTGGCTACCCTTCTGCTGAAAGATGTATTTAATTCACTCAGAGAAAAGATCTCTGTAAGAGGAAATGGTGTTCACAGAAGAGGTATTGTTTTGTTCCTGAAATTATGCAAAGTGAACAAAAATACATGGCATCAAGGTCACTCCCTGTGATTTGCCATTTTCTTTGCCTAGAGACTAGAAAAGGTAATTCGATTTCACACAGAGACAAATGATCTGAAATCTGCTTCATAACTCAAAAACAGGCAGATAAAAAGTACCAGAGACACTGGAAAAGTCTCTCTTGGAAATCAAGCACAGCATATGCTGCAGCTGAAGGTTTAGCACTACAGTTAATGAGGTGTGACTGTTTGCGTTTCTTTAAAGTCACACCATGCTTTAGACATTTGAAAAATCCATTTTAGCTCTaagagtaaatgaaaaataaggtattttcCCCACACCCTTTCCCATCTGTACTATTTTAAGCAACGGGCTTGTCTGTGTCAATATATCAAATGCAGCAGATGACAGGTTTCAAGGGTGATGGCTAGAGGAGGAAAATGAAGCAAGGTCACCAAGCAGTCTGGTGAGGCTATGGTAGTCTATTGGTTCCATCAGCAATGTGGTCCATCATGCTGTGGTCATCTCTAGCGATACCtcactgctctgtgcagcagcAATCAAAATGGAATGTCTGCAGGCACCAATGACTACAAACTACCTTGGGAAAGAAAAGTCAAGGGGCCAAGCTAATAAGGGAGAAGAGCTCTCCCTCCCGTCCTCTGCGACAGGATTAAAGACAGCCAGCAGATCATGGGACAGGGTTGAGGAGCACACACATAAGGGGTCATTACCTGGAAGGGAGGCAGAGATTGTGTTTTGCTCTTGACTGAAAGACTAAATACAggagaaagcaacagaaagacTATCAATACAAAGTGCTTTGCCACTGCAGAGCTAACATTTTCATTGTCATATTGTGGTGAAAAAGTCTGGTGACCTTTGCAGTATTAAATACTATATTCAATTATTAGATTTATtaagtattaaaattatttcatagtTTTTAGGAAAGGATGAAACAGGTGCCTGAGTGATAAGCATGACAAAAATCTAGATAAATCACTGTTGTCATactcaaataattttattcatttgaAATTGGATTTTCTGGAATACAGTCTCATGAGATACTCATCTCCTCTTTGAGACAAATCTGACAAAGGAGATGCTGCAGAGTGGATTAAGCAAGAGATAGTGCTGCAATCCCAGTTTCCCTCTCTCACTTGGCATCTCTGGGAAGGACAGCATCCCTGTCCTTCcgatttttcatttgtaaaatggaaataactgCTCATCTCTCAGGGCCATTATGAAGATTAATGTGtttacaaaagcatttaaaatgctaaGTACTTTTGGTTCCAGTACTGTGAGATTGGAAATGCCAGCACTGAGGTGCTGAAAACCTTAAGCTCTTGCTAACTCTAGTGGAAACTATGGCTGCCCAGCATTTTATAAGAACAGGGAGAAACATGTCATTGCAAAAGTCATGAAATCCCATCCTGCTTTACTGCATAAAATGAGCGCTGCACCATGGTATCTGAAAGGGCAGGTAACACAAAAAATCATGATTTAATTTCATGCTAAGAAAATTGTTGAAGGCTTTGCATTTGGAAACATGTCGGTGTAGTTTATCTAAGGACTGATTCCTGCACCTTTGGCTACACAACAGGATTTTTGGCATTAGTATAGAATACAGTATCAGCCCAGAATTTGCTGTACTTCTCTTAAGCTTTAAACTGTGACAGCCAACACAGACTCTTAATTAGCCTCCTAAAAAAGCTTGTTTCGCTATTACCAAGATAGCAAATTTTAGCCACTTTTCTTGCAGAATGCATGATAAATGAAACTGAAACCCAAACCAAGGTTCAAAACTCCCCAGTCTTAGCATTTGTGAAGAATAACCAGCACTGACTCTTTACCATACACTCCTTCAGTGAGCCCATATGATCAGAGGAGCAGTTAATTGCATCTGTATCCAGTAAAGTCCTGGTGTTAGTACTACCTTTTCTAGTCCATGCAGAAGTGAAaatcagcagcttctgcaggctTCAGACTTCCTTTCATCAAGTTCTGTTTTTCACAGTGAAACAAATTTAATGAATCtgagaaaggcacagaagccGGGAGATGAGTGAGCTGGAGGAATTTGTGAACCAGGGATAATGGTCTCCCTGAAGGGAGTACTAACTCCCTGGGTAAAGGGAGGGATTAAAGAGGTTGTGGCCATACACACCAAGGCTGAGGAGCAAAGCAGGATGGGGTGGTTTACTGAGGAGCAGAAGACTTTTATGTGAGCACGACACCGGATGCCaacctgcaggaaaaaaagtctgtttgtGCAAGACAGCTGCATGCAGACAGACCACGCATGCTGATATGCCCCAGTAAAAGCCACCTGAAGAACATGGGTCAGGACTGGTAAGATTTTGTAACAAATTTGCAATCTAATTTTACATCCGTTGCCCAAGACTTCAAAAATCTGTGTGTACGGGGCatctgctattttttatttaagacatcaaatgaaaagtaaatattaaaGCTGTACGCTTTGACTCACTGATAATACCAATAAAATCCATAAAATGTTAAGTTGTCCTTGTATATTTGGCAGGCTCTGAAAATGGTGGTTCGGGAGACGGATTGCCAATATTATCCACCGTTACAGTAACGCCTCCTCCTGCTACACATTCTTCGACCGTGGATGACCATGAGCCAGTACTTGTCACTGCAAGTGCTactgaaagcagctttgaaaCAAAAAGTACTCCAAGTACTGAATTGAATGCTGTGAACAATCAGGACAGCCTAGAAGCAGCAGAACAGTCTATCCTGATATACATTATCCCCATTGCACTGCTCGTCCTGCTGATTTTGCTGATCATATTTTTCGTAATACatcataaaaggaaaaagtctAAGCAAGGTAAATTCATCTTTCTCATGCATCAGAAGGATATTTTTAGGGTGTGCTTGACGTTAAC
The sequence above is drawn from the Strix aluco isolate bStrAlu1 chromosome 4, bStrAlu1.hap1, whole genome shotgun sequence genome and encodes:
- the TMEM154 gene encoding transmembrane protein 154 isoform X3, with the translated sequence MRKQNLIVLLSALSLVRGSAGNSSENGGSGDGLPILSTVTVTPPPATHSSTVDDHEPVLVTASATESSFETKSTPSTELNAVNNQDSLEAAEQSILIYIIPIALLVLLILLIIFFVIHHKRKKSKQDELGSENVKSPIFEEDTPSVMEIEMEELDKWMNSMNKNADCECLPTVREEEKESIANPSDGES